One genomic region from Streptomyces sp. NBC_01431 encodes:
- a CDS encoding ABC transporter ATP-binding protein, translated as MQIRDLPYSDPGEPDVRSGPRFLYWLGRNQLAGQLKSLAWGLLHQCGIAGLPLTVGLAVQAAVDRSGSRLAVAGALNVLLGVAIALGDTMLHRTAVTNWITAAARVQQLLARKTAELGSALTRRVAAGEVVAVSTGDVEKIGWFVEALSRFAAAAAALVIICVGLVIYQPALGVIVAIGVPVLALAVLPLLPRATKRADIQREKAGRATELASDTVAGLRVLRGIGGEELFLGRYREASQEVRRAAVRSARMWSLISAVQVLLPGLLLITVVWYGAHLALAGRITVGELVTVYSAVTLMLYPLQHFEEIAMAYSFSRPSAKRAARVLALRRVTDPAGTDTGVPSRPDSAKAPCGDLYDPATGLLAPQGRLTAVVCGDPDAAGRLAARLGGHAEETGDLPSVQLGGVALDGLALDGARSAVLVQDKDPVLLSGTLRELLDVPSSGHIDAADALTAAQCGDVLEALAQASVDADGDPMRTRITERGRSLSGGQRQRLALARSLVTDPEVLVLDEPTSAVDSHTEARVADGVKRLRTGRTTVVFTSSPLLLDLAERVVFVHDGEVASVGAHRELLHSDARYRAVVTRENDDEVRQTTKLTSFEDLEKVEESA; from the coding sequence ATGCAGATTCGCGATCTTCCCTACTCGGATCCAGGCGAACCGGATGTCCGTTCAGGCCCCCGGTTCCTGTACTGGCTGGGCCGCAATCAGCTCGCCGGGCAGCTCAAGTCGCTCGCCTGGGGGCTGCTTCACCAGTGCGGCATCGCCGGGCTGCCCCTCACGGTCGGCCTCGCCGTGCAGGCGGCCGTGGACCGTTCGGGCAGCCGGCTCGCGGTCGCCGGCGCGCTGAACGTGCTGCTCGGCGTGGCCATCGCGCTCGGCGACACCATGCTGCACCGCACCGCGGTCACCAACTGGATCACCGCGGCTGCCCGGGTGCAGCAGTTGCTCGCACGCAAGACGGCCGAGCTGGGCTCGGCGCTGACGCGCCGGGTGGCGGCGGGTGAGGTCGTGGCGGTCTCCACCGGCGATGTCGAGAAGATCGGTTGGTTCGTGGAGGCGCTCTCGCGGTTCGCCGCGGCGGCCGCCGCCCTCGTGATCATCTGCGTCGGCCTGGTGATCTACCAGCCCGCCCTCGGCGTCATCGTCGCCATCGGCGTGCCCGTACTGGCCCTGGCCGTCCTGCCGTTGCTGCCGCGCGCCACCAAGCGCGCCGACATCCAGCGTGAAAAGGCGGGCCGGGCAACGGAGTTGGCGTCGGACACGGTCGCCGGACTTCGGGTGCTGCGCGGCATCGGCGGCGAGGAGCTGTTCCTCGGCCGCTACCGCGAGGCCTCCCAGGAGGTCCGCCGGGCCGCCGTGCGCAGCGCCCGCATGTGGTCGCTGATCTCGGCCGTCCAGGTGCTGCTGCCGGGCCTGCTGCTCATCACGGTGGTCTGGTACGGCGCGCACCTCGCCCTTGCCGGACGGATCACGGTGGGTGAACTGGTCACCGTGTACAGCGCGGTGACGCTGATGCTGTACCCGCTCCAGCACTTCGAGGAGATCGCGATGGCGTACTCCTTCTCCCGGCCCTCCGCCAAGCGGGCGGCCCGGGTGCTTGCGCTGCGGCGGGTCACCGACCCGGCCGGGACGGACACGGGGGTGCCGTCCCGGCCGGACTCCGCGAAGGCGCCCTGTGGCGATCTGTACGACCCGGCGACCGGGCTGCTCGCACCCCAGGGGCGGCTCACGGCCGTGGTGTGCGGCGACCCGGACGCGGCGGGGCGGCTCGCCGCGCGGCTCGGCGGCCACGCCGAGGAGACCGGCGACCTGCCGTCCGTGCAGCTCGGCGGGGTCGCGCTCGACGGTCTCGCGCTCGACGGCGCCCGCAGCGCCGTCCTCGTCCAGGACAAGGACCCGGTGCTGCTCTCCGGCACGCTGCGTGAGCTGCTCGACGTGCCGTCCTCCGGTCACATCGACGCCGCCGACGCGCTCACGGCGGCGCAGTGCGGCGATGTGCTCGAAGCACTGGCCCAGGCGTCGGTGGACGCCGACGGCGACCCGATGCGGACCCGCATCACCGAGCGCGGCCGGTCGTTGTCGGGCGGGCAGCGCCAACGCCTGGCACTGGCACGGTCGTTGGTGACCGATCCCGAGGTGCTCGTGCTCGACGAGCCGACCTCCGCGGTCGACTCGCACACCGAGGCGCGGGTCGCCGACGGCGTCAAGCGGCTGCGGACCGGCCGCACGACGGTCGTGTTCACGTCGTCACCGCTCCTGCTCGACCTGGCCGAGCGCGTCGTGTTCGTACACGACGGCGAGGTCGCGTCGGTCGGAGCGCACCGGGAACTGCTGCACTCCGACGCCCGCTACCGCGCGGTCGTCACCCGCGAGAACGACGACGAAGTACGGCAGACGACGAAGCTCACGTCGTTTGAGGACCTGGAGAAAGTGGAGGAGTCGGCATGA